The genome window CTTGCGTGACATCTCAACTGACTCTTTTTCGTTCGAGGGATCGCTCACTGACCGAGACAGTAGGTTAGTGTCCGAATCTTACCCGAAATAAATAaagacaaaaaattaaaattaaattggtcaaattaattataaacaaaaggaaataatgataaataaaataaagtattaTTCGTCTTGTAAAAATATCACTTTACATTtcttataaatatatttttcttcctaaatataaaaaatttagaatgtAAAACGAAATTTTTAGAATTATAATATTAATgttctaaaataattaaaaattaatataaagtaCCTCGGGAGGCATTGAAGGAACGCTTGCAATGCAGGATGGCGCTTTGGATTCCGTCCTGCTGCTGAAGCAGCGAATCATCCCTCCTCTGAGTGACCACGGCGCCCGATGGAGCCGCGGCTACGGCGGAAGAAGCCGACCGACTCTTCCCCAAGTGCTTGCAGACCACTCTCAGCCCAGCCGGGATATTCCCCTGTTTCTGACCACTCTTCGCATTGCTCGCAGTCGCCGGCGGGGGCTCCGACACTTCTGCTCCCGGTTGGGTCTTCTCAGCCGCAGCCGGCGCCGCTGTTGAGCCGTTCAAGCTGAGCTGCCCAGACAGTCTAAGCTTCTCGCCGTACCTCTTTGAAACGCGAACGTAGAGCGGCTTAACCATTTTCAAATACTTTTGCATTACCTCTTTGGAAAAGCGCTTTTCCTCAGAAGCCGATTCTTCAGAAGCGTTTATCGGCGTCGGCTTCTCCTGGGTCGTCGTCTGAGACTTTTTAGCTGTAGAGATTCTCGAGCTATTGTCTCTTGTAAACAAAGACACAATGGGGACCTCCTCCACCTTGAATTTCACCGTGAAAAGCTTCCCCTGCTGTTTCTGCTTTTGCGGCGGTTCCTCTTCCGGTGGTTTTTCCTGGGTTTTTTGCGGCGCTTCTTTCGAAACCGCCGCAACGGACCCCACAGCCGGCGGCTCCGTTTTCTCTGGTTTTTCCGACGCGTTTGAATTCGACTTCGATTTCTTCAAACCCAGCATGAAAACACGAAACTTGGTGGCCGATTTCAACAATGAGCCGGCGAATTGGGGCTTGGAGTTGGATTCTTCAGATGGGTTGAACTCAATCAACGACGGCTCGATGGGCACAAGCTTCCCTTTGAAGAACAAGTCGtcggagggagagagagtcagATTCGGGTCGTCCGTACGGTCCTGGCTCGACCCGGAAGAGACAGTGAAGTTGAACTCCCCCTCTCCATCATCACAATCGTCAGACTCGTCATCGCCGTCGTCGTCTTCTAGTCGGGCCTCCTCGTCGCTGTCGTCCGTACAATCTCCGTTTCCACAGGGCTGGTGGGTTTGGGCGGCGGCCGCTTCATCTTCGTCAGGGACGGCAAACTCCAAGTCGAAGAAAGGGCCGTCGTCGTCGTCGGTGTCTTCGTCGTCATTTTGGGCGACGGCGGTGAGGATCGTGGTGGTGGGTGAAGTGGTGGTGGGGGTGCGCATTTTAGCAGAATCAGGAGTGTCGGGGCAATTAGGAAGGGGGGTGCCATACACAGCACCACCGCCTCGCCAGTACTTGAGCAAGCTGAAAGCTTCCATGGTTGGGAGAGCCAGTATAAGGCAGAAGGAGTGGGTATACTGactaaaaagagagagaaaaaaggagAGGGAAAAGGCAGGGGTTTGCGTAGAAGAATGGGTTTGCAAAGAGAGTAGTACCGCTACTGAAAATGCAAGTGatgggtagagagagagagagagagaggggtgaaACCGTAAaagtgtcagagagagagagacgacgGGGTAGGGTTAATTTGTTTGTAGTGAATACGGGCCTTGCAGGGCAGTGCAGGGCAGTCATGTGAGGGAGAACAGTCGCGTCCCAGTAAAGATAATAATAGCGACAGAGACGAATTAATAGAGGGAGAGTACACTACAGCATCTATACGACGAGAGGTTTTTTAAAATGTTCGTGTTTCGAGATTGTACATtatgtgttattatataaatagtaaaatatatgtgttaaaatattaataatttaaaatataaaatttctcaccatatacataaaaatatattatgtatcacctgtgttcccgtcacaataataaatttctccTATACGACCTATTTTCCTACTCTCacactttcaatttttttaaacaatgaTTATCTATcttaatgtagtttaaatttaCTTTATCAAGTGAGAatcgaatttaaaattttttattcacaAGTTTGAGAGTTGTGAACAATTTACTACTAATTTTCCATCTTAATTTGCAATTTTTCTTCTAAGATACGTGTTCTTCTTGAGTAGTTtgtgaaattaatattttattgtaggcctatttgattgaacgatctaaggtttagagagagaggggctgACAAtattgagggagaagagagagtgatttaattgtgaagtgtgtttgattcacctcattgtgcctttatttatagtagtatgataggtaaaaacctttccttttacgattacaacatttaataggtaatctactcttAATacgaatataagatacattctcatatctattaggatttacacaatcacattcctattctaaatatgactgcaacactccctcttgagtgtgtaaatactcaacaaatcatcgcatcagatcttcagcagataaggtataatagttgatgaagtcatcggcacaacgggtggtcacgagtctcaaatttaagtgaagtatgtatttgtagtaaaactcacaaaacttcGCTATAGTAAAACCCAAGGCATAGGAAAAATCCATAGATTAagaagaaaagtgagaagtatgcataatgtttaAAACAAACGTTAAACTagacgaaagtagtgaacttaacggagtatgatcatcccatgatgggtacctcattaaaacctcgttaggtagcaaaaacccagtgggaaaaatgctcctaatcgtaggaaaaatagtacattaagatcaaatgagtatgcttctagatactcTCCATGAGTTAGACAaaacttctaaataagagaactacaagtgATTCAACTCAAATAATTTATGCATATCGATTCCTTGAACGAACTtttgaaaagtagacttgggcaatgacttggtgaagagatcggccaggttgtcttgggaacggatttgcttgactttaaTGTTCTAATGTTGTTGTAGctggtgtgagtaaaagaacttcgacgctatgtgcttggtgttgtctcccttgatgtatcccttattcaactgctcgatacatgccGCATTATCTTCAAAGATcatcgtaggaaggtcaacgactgatgtaagaccactagtgcttcgaatatgtcCCATAACTTCTCTCAGCTAAAAGCACTCACGCAATGCTTCAAGCAGGgtgagaatctcagcatggtttaACGAAGTCACAACTAgtgtttgcttggtagacctccaagatatagcggtgtctccaatggtaaagacataacccgtttgagaacgtgctctatgtgggtcagacagataCCCATCAtctgcataaccaacaaggcaagaATCAATCCGAGGATTATAAAGGGCGGCAACACTCGAAGATTTGTGGGTATAGAACAATCCCAAATCCGTTGTACCCTTGAGGTAgcgaaaaatgtctttaacaccattccaatgCATGCGTGTGggcgcattgctgtatcttgccaaaagattcacAGCGAAGAAGATGTCAAGTCTAGTGCAATGAACCAAATAtaataaagccccaattgcacttaggttaGGAACTTTGGATTCCAAAATATCTTCCTCGTCCTCCtttggacggaagggatctcgtttagcatctagagtccgaacgaccataagtgtactcgaaggcttcgtttTATCATCATTAAAACgacgcaacaccttttgggtgtagttcaattgatgtactaagattccatctgaaCAATTCTTGATCTCTAGGCCAAGACAATATCAAGTTTTCC of Malus sylvestris chromosome 6, drMalSylv7.2, whole genome shotgun sequence contains these proteins:
- the LOC126624993 gene encoding probable membrane-associated kinase regulator 2 isoform X2, whose translation is MEAFSLLKYWRGGGAVYGTPLPNCPDTPDSAKMRTPTTTSPTTTILTAVAQNDDEDTDDDDGPFFDLEFAVPDEDEAAAAQTHQPCGNGDCTDDSDEEARLEDDDGDDESDDCDDGEGEFNFTVSSGSSQDRTDDPNLTLSPSDDLFFKGKLVPIEPSLIEFNPSEESNSKPQFAGSLLKSATKFRVFMLGLKKSKSNSNASEKPEKTEPPAVGSVAAVSKEAPQKTQEKPPEEEPPQKQKQQGKLFTVKFKVEEVPIVSLFTRDNSSRISTAKKSQTTTQEKPTPINASEESASEEKRFSKEVMQKYLKMVKPLYVRVSKRYGEKLRLSGQLSLNGSTAAPAAAEKTQPGAEVSEPPPATASNAKSGQKQGNIPAGLRVVCKHLGKSRSASSAVAAAPSGAVVTQRRDDSLLQQQDGIQSAILHCKRSFNASRVSDPSNEKESVEMSRKSSDQGAGGVL
- the LOC126624993 gene encoding probable membrane-associated kinase regulator 2 isoform X1, with the protein product MEAFSLLKYWRGGGAVYGTPLPNCPDTPDSAKMRTPTTTSPTTTILTAVAQNDDEDTDDDDGPFFDLEFAVPDEDEAAAAQTHQPCGNGDCTDDSDEEARLEDDDGDDESDDCDDGEGEFNFTVSSGSSQDRTDDPNLTLSPSDDLFFKGKLVPIEPSLIEFNPSEESNSKPQFAGSLLKSATKFRVFMLGLKKSKSNSNASEKPEKTEPPAVGSVAAVSKEAPQKTQEKPPEEEPPQKQKQQGKLFTVKFKVEEVPIVSLFTRDNSSRISTAKKSQTTTQEKPTPINASEESASEEKRFSKEVMQKYLKMVKPLYVRVSKRYGEKLRLSGQLSLNGSTAAPAAAEKTQPGAEVSEPPPATASNAKSGQKQGNIPAGLRVVCKHLGKSRSASSAVAAAPSGAVVTQRRDDSLLQQQDGIQSAILHCKRSFNASRDSDTNLLSRSVSDPSNEKESVEMSRKSSDQGAGGVL